One region of Limnospira fusiformis SAG 85.79 genomic DNA includes:
- a CDS encoding Uma2 family endonuclease, which yields MIITSSPKLTFADFLEQYPDGSGRYELVNGELVKVEPTRAHKNIARFLVRRFDRESERLNLDYIIDKDIIVKTVTQEGEERGRNPDVAVVKAEVWNRNVRTYGALTEPIELAVEVVSTNWEDDYIDKREEYQRLGIAEYWIVDYLAIASRAFLGNPKQPQILVYRLVEGEYQLRSFSRSDRIFSPTFPELELTVDEVLTASGIREL from the coding sequence ATGATAATAACATCATCCCCAAAATTGACATTTGCCGATTTTTTAGAACAGTATCCCGACGGTTCAGGGAGGTATGAATTAGTTAATGGAGAATTGGTGAAAGTGGAACCAACCCGCGCCCATAAAAATATCGCTCGGTTTTTGGTTCGTCGTTTTGACCGGGAAAGTGAACGGCTGAATTTAGACTATATTATCGATAAAGATATCATCGTCAAAACCGTGACCCAGGAGGGGGAAGAAAGGGGGCGAAATCCTGATGTGGCGGTAGTGAAAGCTGAGGTTTGGAATCGCAACGTGCGGACTTATGGAGCCTTGACCGAACCCATTGAATTAGCCGTGGAGGTAGTTTCCACCAACTGGGAGGATGATTATATTGACAAGCGGGAGGAGTATCAGCGGTTGGGAATTGCAGAATATTGGATTGTGGATTATTTAGCGATCGCATCTCGTGCATTTTTAGGCAATCCCAAGCAGCCGCAGATTTTGGTTTATCGGTTGGTTGAAGGCGAGTATCAACTCCGGTCATTTTCCCGGAGCGATCGCATTTTTTCCCCCACTTTCCCAGAGTTGGAATTAACCGTCGATGAAGTATTGACAGCGAGTGGCATTCGCGAGTTATAA
- a CDS encoding element excision factor XisH family protein — protein MPAKDVYHDTVCIALMKDGWTITDDPLILKIGERSTFIDLGAEKLIAAERDHEKIAVEIKSFLSPSPIKDLENAWGQFFLYARALQKKESDRSLYLAVSRNTFDTLFQEEAGQLLLEEPYFRMIVFDPNSEEILQWQPQLNL, from the coding sequence ATGCCCGCCAAAGATGTTTATCATGATACTGTTTGTATTGCTCTGATGAAAGATGGTTGGACAATCACTGATGATCCCCTGATTCTAAAGATCGGGGAACGCTCGACGTTTATCGATTTGGGGGCTGAAAAACTAATTGCTGCCGAACGAGATCATGAAAAAATCGCTGTCGAAATTAAAAGTTTTTTGAGTCCTTCTCCAATCAAAGATCTGGAAAATGCCTGGGGACAGTTCTTTCTGTACGCCAGAGCACTTCAAAAAAAAGAATCAGATCGCAGTTTATATCTAGCGGTTAGCCGGAACACCTTCGATACTTTATTTCAAGAAGAAGCCGGACAACTGCTTTTAGAAGAACCATATTTTCGGATGATTGTTTTTGACCCAAATAGTGAGGAAATCCTGCAATGGCAACCACAATTAAACCTATAG
- a CDS encoding XisI protein, producing the protein MATTIKPIDDWRNLLEKIIQDYADIPYRYGDVKTYLIVSRDGNHFMLVHEGWENNRRVHGCIVHAEIRDAKIWIHYDGIEDGITEELVAAGVPKDCIVLAFHPPQVREHTGYAIA; encoded by the coding sequence ATGGCAACCACAATTAAACCTATAGATGATTGGCGGAATTTACTGGAAAAAATTATCCAAGATTATGCCGATATTCCCTATCGATATGGTGATGTAAAGACTTACCTGATTGTCAGTCGGGACGGCAACCATTTTATGCTGGTACACGAAGGCTGGGAAAATAATCGTCGGGTTCACGGTTGCATCGTTCATGCCGAGATTCGCGATGCCAAAATTTGGATTCATTACGATGGCATAGAAGATGGCATCACCGAGGAACTCGTTGCCGCTGGTGTTCCCAAAGATTGCATTGTCCTCGCCTTTCATCCTCCCCAGGTTCGGGAACATACCGGCTATGCGATCGCATAA